The following proteins come from a genomic window of Aspergillus luchuensis IFO 4308 DNA, chromosome 3, nearly complete sequence:
- the SNF7 gene encoding ESCRT-III subunit protein SNF7 (BUSCO:EOG09264W71;~COG:U;~EggNog:ENOG410PJP4;~InterPro:IPR005024;~PFAM:PF03357;~go_process: GO:0007034 - vacuolar transport [Evidence IEA]) — translation MWSWFGGSAAQKRKDAPKNAILMLREQLDMLQKREKHLENLMEEQDAIARKNVTSNKAAAKNALRRKKVHEKNLEQTTAQIVQLEQQIYSIEAANINQETLKAMEAAGAAMAKIHGSMTIDKVDETMDTLREQHQLSTEIATAITSTSLVDQPDEADLEEELEGLEQEAMDERMLNTGTVPVADQLNRLPPAANGEIKSKPQTEEEDEEAELEKLRAEMAMG, via the exons TGGTCTTGGTTCGGCGGATCCGCCGCTCAGAAGCGGAAAGATGCCCCCAAGAATGCGATTCTCATGCTTCGCGAGCAGCTGGACATGCTCcagaagcgcgagaagcaCTTGGAGAATCtgatggaggagcaggatgcaATTGCTCGGAAGAACGTAACGTCAAACAAGGCCG CGGCTAAGAATGCCCTTCGACGGAAGAAGGTTCATGAGAAGAATCTCGAACAGACGACGGCGCAGATCGTTCAGCTAGAACAGCAGATTTACTCGATCGAGGCGGCGAATATCAACCAGGAGACTTTGAAGGCTATGGAGGCGGCTGGTGCGGCGATGGCGAAGATCCATGGCTCCATGACGATCGATAAGGTGGATGAGACGAT GGATACACTTCGCGAACAGCACCAACTCAGCACAGAAATCGCAACAGCCATTACAAGCACCTCTCTGGTCGATCAACCAGACGAGGCcgatttggaggaggaactcGAGGGTTTGGAGCAGGAGGCCATGGACGAGCGGATGCTCAACACAGGTACTGTGCCGGTTGCAGACCAGCTCAACCGTTTACCTCCTGCGGCAAATGGAGAAA TCAAATCCAAACCCcagaccgaagaagaagacgaggaagcaGAACTGGAGAAGCTACGTGCGGAAATGGCCATGGGATAA
- a CDS encoding uncharacterized protein (COG:S;~EggNog:ENOG410PGN5;~InterPro:IPR013933;~PFAM:PF08624) → MIEAPPSRGSSPAMEDPGDASDKDPEAEAQAEPSQEEETAATPAQDSNPPSRGDTPTRMGGRMSAIPRKRRIGRPPKNRPPDWDAPDDGAPQTPIHTSTPVKRRRGRPAASGGRWARNRGPSHVTQVPIDKEGNMMDVIDDEVALPDDPEGETKVDKNGNLLGDREYRVRVFTILNRGDRKYMLSTEPARCIGFRDSYLFFQKHKLLYKIIIDDEAKRDLIEREIIPHSYKGRAIGVVTARSVFREFGAKIIVGGKKVIDDYHTQAARERGDVEGELAVPEDKLPAPGEPYNKNQYVAWHGASSVYHTSAPSVPLPTGKAVDSKKRKVTVTGVNWMLEHAREASNFNSLISLARRENLEGQYDIHTNVMQYPKIMQPTHARWERLPPPDPRVATKLAQGMSTLSLTNGTSEAEPAAVDREANEPSDSRSEQPTTESTLFSSVPAALSRRFAIHDIQFESSPYSNLGVPGPDGDVHDLGSNGLISVADSANPEFTSPEILEELPPECKEALIEAAAQEWEWKSKWCHEANDGARAKLLKSYAWFP, encoded by the exons ATGATTGAAGCACCCCCATCGCGTGGATCATCGCCAGCGATGGAAGATCCGGGAGATGCTTCCGATAAGGATCCTGAGGCGGAAGCCCAGGCAGAACCcagccaggaggaggagacagCTGCAACGCCCGCCCAGGATTCGAACCCTCCATCGCGCGGCGACACTCCTACACGCATGGGCGGCCGCATGTCAGCCATCCCACGAAAGCGCCGCATAGGCCGTCCTCCGAAGAACCGTCCCCCAGACTGGGATGCGCCTGATGACGGCGCCCCTCAGACCCCGATCCATACATCCACGCCGGTCAAGCGAAGGCGCGGTCGTCCCGCTGCTAGTGGTGGAAGGTGGGCACGTAACCGGGGCCCGTCGCATGTTACCCAGGTTCCGATCGATAAGGAGGGCAATATGATGGACGTTATCGACGACGAAGTTGCTCTCCCAGACGACCCCGAGGGCGAGACAAAGGTGGACAAGAACGGCAACCTGCTGGGCGATCGAGAATACAGGGTCCGTGTGTTTACGATTCTTAACCGTGGTGATCGCAAATACATGTTGTCTACTGAGCCTGCGCGATGCATTGGTTTCAGGGACTCGTACCTGTTTTTCCAGAAGCACAAACTCCTCTATAAGATTATCATCGACGACGAAGCGAAACGCGATCTCATCGAACGAGAAATTATCCCCCACTCTTACAAAGGCCGAGCTATCGGTGTTGTCACCGCTCGGTCTGTCTTCCGGGAATTCGGTGCAAAGATTATTGTTGGTGGAAAGAAAGTCATCGATGATTACCATACCCAGGCCGCGAGGGAGCGTGGAGATGTTGAGGGCGAACTTGCCGTCCCGGAAGATAAGCTCCCTGCCCCAGGCGAGCCTTACAACAAGAATCAATACGTGGCCTGGCACGGTGCCAGTAGTGTCTATCACACCAGCGCTCCGTCGGTGCCGTTGCCCACCGGAAAGGCGGTGGATTCGAAGAAACGTAAGGTTACAGTTACTGGTGTTAACTGGATGCTCGAACACGCCCGAGAGGCGAG CAACTTCAACTCACTCATTTCTCTTGCGCGCCGCGAAAACCTTGAAGGACAGTATGACATCCACACCAACGTCATGCAGTACCCCAAGATTATGCAACCAACGCACGCCCGTTGGGAGCGTCTGCCTCCTCCCGACCCGCGAGTTGCAACCAAATTAGCTCAGGGCATGTCCACCCTGAGCCTGACGAACGGCACCAGCGAAGCAGAGCCAGCTGCTGTTGACAGGGAAGCCAACGAACCCAGCGACAGCCGTTCTGAACAGCCAACCACGGAAtccaccctcttctcctcagtTCCAGCTGCACTGTCCCGCCGATTCGCCATTCATGATATTCAGTTTGAATCTTCGCCGTATTCCAACCTGGGCGTTCCCGGCCCAGACGGCGATGTGCACGATCTCGGCTCCAACGGCCTAATCAGTGTCGCTGACTCCGCGAATCCCGAGTTCACGAGCCCCGAAATCCTGGAGGAACTTCCTCCCGAGTGCAAGGAAGCCCTCATCGAGGCTGCTGCACAAgaatgggaatggaaatCCAAGTGGTGTCACGAAGCGAACGACGGGGCTCGCGCTAAATTACTCAAGAGTTACGCCTGGTTTCCATGA
- the schA gene encoding serine/threonine protein kinase SCH9 (COG:T;~EggNog:ENOG410PFAV;~InterPro:IPR017441,IPR017892,IPR008271,IPR035892, IPR000961,IPR000008,IPR000719,IPR011009;~PFAM:PF00433,PF00168,PF07714,PF14531,PF00069;~SECRETED:SignalP(1-16);~go_function: GO:0004672 - protein kinase activity [Evidence IEA];~go_function: GO:0004674 - protein serine/threonine kinase activity [Evidence IEA];~go_function: GO:0005524 - ATP binding [Evidence IEA];~go_process: GO:0006468 - protein phosphorylation [Evidence IEA]) translates to MGVLVTLSCLISTTIGFLIMADSCASNGTQEDDNQDQIGSNSPTPTGISTPQPDLADKRLPSINSSYFQVGSPSGDKSRSSNTWSSETSTSAQNPQSDAAPTGTRDRGSSPSGSFVMMERPEASDTQSSTASTDQSLETHTLQPETLPPTNLPTPPYSSACSLLQKESDEAELGSSAPDKGMGSIFNTLKNYLSPSGSMSSPEQTSRRHTSLPVSSVSDDPVLASHFSNPSLLPASDAFCLPDAPLLEHEKPHVSMSSENLAKLTGTVSDLVRLKSTPPLTPRAMSNEGSQTDKKPPTSSPHPSEPAQPPSDESANAADEIAGKLNEAFPPERDTPSPTGPPVASLKGKLYVNISEARGLRPGFDPYVVCVFEWNEVISKSAQDEEAATLERQQKEQEKSDREAGRPMAIPMRSRQSSNNSALDGEPRGRAPVTDPHWNHEAVFDVFGDQSEVDVSVYDRKDQEAFLGHVRLCINLKDDNSRLEGWFPLKSRGAGDSQVSGEIHMELRFERTEKKQVGPNDFQILKLIGKGTFGQVYQVKKKDTRRIYAMKVLSKKVIIQKKEVAHTLGERNILVRTAMAASPFIVGLKFSFQTPTDLYLVTDYMSGGELFWHLQKEGRFQEARAKFYIAELILALQHLHDHDIVYRDLKPENILLDANGHIALCDFGLSKANLTQNDTTNTFCGTTEYLAPEVLLDEQGYTKMVDFWSLGVLVFEMCCGWSPFYAEDTQQMYKNIAFGKVRFPRDALSTEGRNFVKGLLNRNPKHRLGAKGDAKELMAHPFFDDVDWQALGRKEVIPPFKPTLKSDTDTSNFDPEFTNALETNNSLNDRAAAIANGFMPASTPLSPGLQANFKGFTFVNESSMDHHFTNEPGDHMEEDAETWQRPQQPASTANHRMSGVQRTHEGGEPGIFNVDDNFDM, encoded by the exons ATGGGGGTGCTAGTTACGCTGTCATGCCTTATCTCAACAACAATTGGGTTTCTAATCATGGCTGACTCGTGCGCTAGCAATGGTACGCAAGAAGACGACAATCAGGATCAGATCGGCTCCAACAGTCCAACTCCTACTGGGATCTCGACTCCACAGCCCGATTTAGCGGACAAGCGTCTGCCTTCCATAAACTCCAGTTATTTTCAGGTTGGTTCTCCCTCTGGTGATAAGTCCCGTTCCTCCAACACCTGGTCTTCTGAGACTTCTACTTCCGCGCAAAACCCCCAGTCGGATGCGGCCCCCACAGGGACACGGGATCGAGGTTCCTCACCCTCGGGCTCCTTCGTTATGATGGAGCGCCCCGAGGCTTCGGATACCCAGTCATCTACCGCTTCAACGGACCAGAGCCTTGAGACACACACATTGCAGCCGGAAACGTTGCCCCCAACGAATTTGCCTACTCCCCCCTATAGTTCCGCTTGTTCTCTTTTGCAGAAAGAATCGGATGAGGCTGAACTGGGCTCCTCTGCCCCGGACAAGGGCATGGGCTCCATCTTCAATACTTTGAAAAATTacctctccccctccggaAGCATGTCATCTCCTGAACAAACATCCCGCCGTCACACCTCACTTCCCGTCTCAAGCGTCTCTGACGATCCAGTCCTTGCCTCCCACTTTTCCAAcccctcccttcttcctgccTCAGATGCATTCTGTTTGCCGGATGCTCCCCTTCTCGAACACGAAAAACCACATGTGTCTATGTCTTCTGAGAATCTGGCGAAGCTAACTGGAACTGTGTCGGATCTCGTGCGTCTAAAGAGTACACCTCCTCTCACTCCTCGAGCAATGTCCAATGAAGGTTCGCAAACCGACAAGAAGccacccacctcctcccctcatccGTCGGAGCCTGCCCAGCCGCCCTCCGATGAATCGGCGAATGCAGCCGACGAGATCGCTGGCAAGCTCAACGAAGCCTTCCCCCCTGAAAGAGATACTCCCTCACCAACTGGTCCTCCGGTGGCCTCACTGAAGGGCAAGCTCTACGTGAACATATCCGAAGCTAGAGGGCTCCGACCTGGGTTCGACCCGTACGTCGTCTGCGTTTTTGAGTGGAATGAAGTCATCTCCAAGAGCGCCCAGGACGAAGAAGCGGCTACCTTGGAACGCCAACAGAAAGAACAAGAGAAGTCGGACCGTGAGGCTGGACGCCCAATGGCGATACCCATGAGGAGTCGGcaaagcagcaacaacagcgcGCTCGACGGTGAGCCTCGGGGGCGTGCCCCAGTGACCGACCCGCATTGGAACCACGAAGCGGTCTT CGATGTCTTTGGTGATCAGTCAGAGGTAGATGTCTCGGTGTATGATCGCAAAGATCAGGAAGCATTCTTGGGCCACGTGCGCCTTTGCATCAACTTGAAGGATGACAACAGCCGGCTAGAAGGATGGTTCCCTCTGAAGTCCCGTGGCGCGGGTGACTCTCAAGTGTCTGGGGAGATCCACATGGAGTTGCGCTTCGAGCGgacagagaagaagcaggttGGGCCGAATGACTTCCAAATCCTCAAACTCATTGGCAAAGGGACGTTTGGCCAGGTCTATcaggtcaagaagaaggacacaCGTCGTATCTACGCGATGAAAGTCCTGTCGAAGAAGGTTATCAttcagaagaaggaggtcgCACATACTCTGGGAGAGCGGAATATCTTGGTCCGCACAGCCATGGCGGCTTCACCTTTCATCGTCGGCCTGAAGTTCTCCTTCCAAACACCCACCGATCTTTATCTTGTCACAGACTACATGTCCGGTGGTGAGCTGTTCTGGCATCTTCAGAAGGAGGGGCGATTCCAGGAGGCCAGAGCGAAGTTCTACATTGCCGAGCTCATTCTAGCTCTGCAGCACCTTCATGATCACGACATTGTTTACCGGGATCTCAAGCCGGAGAACATTCTGCTCGATGCGAATGGTCACATCGCGCTCTGTGATTTCGGTCTCTCCAAGGCCAACTTGACCCAAAACGACACGACGAACACGTTCTGCGGTACGACTGAGTACCTGGCTCCGGAAGTATTGCTTGACGAACAGGGATATACCAAGATGGTCGATTTCTGGTCCCTTGGAGTTCTCGTGTTTGAGATGTGCTGCGGCTGGAGTCCATTCTACGCCGAGGACACGCAGCAGATGTACAAGAACATCGCCTTTGGCAAAGTCCGGTTCCCTCGGGACGCTCTTAGCACGGAGGGAAGGAACTTCGTAAAGGGCTTGCTCAACCGGAACCCCAAGCACCGCCTTGGTGCCAAGGGCGATGCCAAGGAGCTTATGGCACACCCATTCTTTGACGACGTCGACTGGCAGGCATTGGGCCGGAAGGAGGTGATCCCTCCGTTCAAGCCAACGCTTAAGTCTGACACTGACACTTCCAACTTCGATCCCGAGTTCACGAATGCGCTCGAGACCAACAACTCACTCAATGACCGTGCAGCTGCCATTGCCAATGGGTTTATGCCGGCGTCGACGCCGTTGTCTCCCGGTCTGCAGGCCAATTTCAAAGGCTTTACCTTTGTTAACGAAAGCTCCATGGATCACCACTTTACCAATGAGCCTGGTGACCACATGGAAGAGGACGCTGAGACTTGGCAACGACCTCAGCAGCCGGCAAGCACTGCTAACCACCGCATGAGTGGGGTACAGAGGACACACGAGGGCGGCGAGCCCGGTATTTTCAACGTTGATGATAATTTCGACATGTGA
- a CDS encoding uncharacterized protein (COG:S;~EggNog:ENOG410PGFQ;~InterPro:IPR032675) — translation MSVVASRPESAAVPFSPIPQSEFIHCKDAAYAVTVQPVSSRTSSVSSFKSNYSVSTAPTVYSPISPTSPARVFDSAASLDKILESVFKRLPQEVYDVILDQLELLHVGPTQTGCLTCFQRDLHALSLTCRAWEKGVRAKLYNRIHIIGNDSPSQLKKYRLKRGSRLKLLRRTLRERKLLANLVLELRVPQMDLLFTTVKQSTQWQEYRDLVASVVMVCPNLERLLGLTIPYNHEFDRLTHALSTRRKLKEHTWVLGEAPAVSEESPRSTSCPWSLGPSQMFEFLNYHVSWTNLETLMLYGVNENNALEPSIFLRMVSLLPSLRNLCISNFDADAFADSALLCLPSLESLRLENLPGVTDSGLCQFAMRPESRSLKTLALIEQNIDSLLTISKILSSLRQLERFKFVQSNKNPTLNADGIVFQPLFASSTLRYLHWDVTGPDSAAGLGRLDYAPFVKPPRHTESPNSHLAQSILSVGFPRLEALRAPSDIEPPGVLQAVCQPIPRGQALLKPDRYSLPRSSHGSVTTRPMALPAGNNLTSARIRAQTFIDMAAKDTETGMRLLITDHSDSYVPDNALDELSDDGSDLDMDEFGIGGVQPKNDVLPDNHEGPVTVYDFRMPAFMGRIGCRTSEKDISIPRFILRPDIPGQDGDGGLVDWKHVLASSQSLTYAAGVGVNCFGGKGYAKPAPEEPPSPTSTTTSRFGWGSIGSRSALGTSPNTPTTPATPMSLSSTTALPWDRDTCTGSWNYSHKSGRDWWFHMERDRPGNVEIVDVKRLF, via the exons ATGAGTGTCGTCGCCAGTAGACCCGAGAGCGCTGCTGTGCCCTTCAGCCCCATTCCTCAAAGCGAATTTATACATTGCAAGGATGCAGCATATGCCGTGACAGTGCAGCCGGTCTCCTCTCGAACGTCATCAGTTTCTTCCTTCAAGAGCAATTACAGTGTCTCTACTGCCCCTACAGTCTACTCTCCTATCTCTCCCACATCACCTGCTCGCGTATTCGACTCCGCTGCTTCCCTGGATAAGATACTGGAGTCGGTATTCAAGCGACTACCGCAAGAAGTCTACGATGTCATTCTAGACCAATTGGAGCTTTTACATGTCGGCCCCACTCAGACCGGATGCTTAACATGCTTTCAGCGCGACTTGCACGCTCTGTCCTTGACCTGCCGGGCGTGGGAGAAGGGAGTCAGAGCGAAGTT ATATAACCGCATACACATCATTGGAAACGATTCACCGTCGCAATTGAAGAAATACCGACTCAAAAGGGGAAGCCGCTTGAAGTTGCTCAGACGAACCCTCCGGGAGAGGAAGTTGCTGGCCAATCTCGTTCTTGAGCTTCGAGTCCCCCAAATGGACCTGTTGTTCACAACAGTGAAGCAGAGCACTCAATGGCAAGAATACCGAGACCTAGTCGCCTCGGTCGTCATGGTGTGCCCGAACTTGGAACGATTGCTCGGCTTGACCATACCGTATAACCATGAGTTCGATCGTCTGACACATGCGTTGTCTACGCGTCGAAAGTTGAAGGAGCACACTTGGGTTCTAGGGGAGGCCCCGGCGGTCTCTGAAGAATCCCCTCGCAGCACATCATGCCCCTGGAGCTTGGGCCCCTCGCAAATGTTTGAGTTTCTCAACTACCATGTTTCATGGACTAATCTAGAGACTCTGATGCTTTATGGCGTCAACGAGAACAACGCCCTGGAACCGAGCATCTTCCTTCGCATGGTCAGCCTCCTGCCGTCTCTGCGAAATCTTTGCATTTCCAACTTTGACGCGGATGCCTTTGCGGACAGCGCGCTTCTGTGCCTACCGTCGCTCGAATCGCTCCGTTTGGAGAACCTCCCGGGCGTGACTGATTCAGGGCTCTGTCAATTTGCCATGCGTCCAGAGTCTCGCTCGCTCAAGACCCTGGCCCTTATCGAACAGAACATCGATTCGTTGCTTACTATCTCGAAAATCTTGTCATCGCTGAGACAGTTGGAACGATTCAAGTTCGTCCAGAGCAACAAGAACCCTACGCTAAACGCCGATGGGATTGTTTTTCAACCACTTTTCGCCTCTTCGACGCTTCGATATTTGCATTGGGACGTTACAGGACCCGACTCGGCTGCCGGGCTCGGCAGGCTCGATTACGCTCCGTTTGTGAAACCACCGCGACATACAGAGTCCCCGAATTCTCATCTGGCTCAGAGTATTCTGTCTGTGGGCTTCCCTCGCCTTGAAGCACTGCGAGCACCCTCGGATATAGAACCTCCGGGAGTCCTTCAGGCTGTATGCCAGCCGATACCACGCGGGCAAGCACTGCTCAAGCCAGACCGTTACAGCCTCCCCCGTAGCTCCCACGGCTCTGTTACGACCCGACCAATGGCCCTGCCCGCCGGGAACAACTTGACTTCTGCTCGGATACGAGCGCAGACTTTTATTGATATGGCAGCGAAGGACACGGAAACCGGAATGCGGCTACTCATCACTGATCACTCGGACTCGTACGTTCCAGACAATGCATTGGACGAACTTTCCGATGATGGGTCCGATCTGGACATGGACGAGTTCGGCATAGGTGGTGTGCAGCCTAAGAATGATGTCTTGCCCGATAATCACGAAGGTCCGGTCACCGTGTATGACTTCCGGATGCCAGCCTTCATGGGGAGGATAGGCTGTAGGACAAGTGAGAAGGACATCTCAATTCCGCGATTTATCCTTCGACCAGACATACCAGGgcaggatggtgatggaggtttaGTTGATTGGAAACATGTGCTGGCCTCCAGCCAGTCCCTTACATATGCTGCTGGAGTTGGAGTGAATTGCTTTGGCGGCAAGGGCTACGCGAAACCGGCGCCCGAAGAGCCGCCATCGCCGACCTCAACTACAACCTCACGCTTTGGATGGGGCAGCATCGGCAGTCGGTCCGCGCTGGGCACCAGTCCAAACACCCCTACAACACCAGCGACGCCGATGAGTCTTTCGTCTACAACGGCACTCCCTTGGGACCGAGATACCTGCACCGGATCATGGAATTATAGCCACAAAAGTGGGAGGGACTGGTGGTTCCATATGGAACGAGACCGCCCAGGAAACGTCGAAATAGTTGACGTTAAGCGACTATTCTAG
- a CDS encoding uncharacterized protein (COG:S;~EggNog:ENOG410PSSX), which translates to MGWKPKFPTPEYDSADWLNWGSQIAKLLDHAKIPYVACGDLMNVHYQQVDRDISISICFVVADDRLDAAIRALRVAGLSEDPCPEHCFWAENPTHRLNPFPLPWSARHFHRYLDFELCYPVGLLRKSQWLWLMPDLPLEFPEPNDPNFILSTDRRLPDWDMDGYGNSFYPIKLLTPARWIESLFSLHIRDLSVVREFDLRWYHHVVKFHARLARLLPPELFHIDLIQAPFRTLYIEEADMRNTLNYKHLLMDRLWEEWQEAGSMPDPIHPFNHKKYKKKVKEYRSVWLYEDWIAEIMSR; encoded by the exons ATGGGTTGGAAACCAAAGTTCCCGACCCCTGAGTACGATAGTGCAGATTGGCTCAATTGGGGATCTCAGATAGCCAAGTTATTGGATCATGCTAAGATTCCCTATGTGGCCTGCGGAGATTTGATGAACGTGCATTACCAGCAAGTGGACAGGGATATT TCTATTTCAATTTGCTTCGTGGTTGCAGACGATCGCCTGGATGCCGCTATACGAGCGTTGCGAGTTGCTGGTTTGTCCGAGGATCCTTGTCCTGAACATTGCTTCTGGGCTGAAAACCCAACTCACCGTTTAAACCCCTTTCCGCTCCCGTGGTCTGCCAGACACTTCCATCGCTATTTAGACTTCGAGTTGTGCTACCCTGTCGGTCTGCTCCGGAAGTCCCAGTGGCTCTGGCTCATGCCCGATCTTCCCCTTGAATTTCCTGAGCCCAATGACCCTAATTTCATCCTCTCTACAGACCGCCGGCTTCCTGATTGGGATATGGATGGTTATGGCAACTCCTTCTATCCCATAAAGCTGCTCACTCCGGCGCGATGGATAGAGTCATTGTTTAGCCTGCATATCAGAGATTTGAGTGTAGTTCGAGAATTTGACCTACGCTGGTACCATCATGTTGTGAAGTTCCATGCACGACTTGCAAGACTACTTCCTCCGGAACTTTTTCATATTGACCTCATTCAAGCACCTTTTCGCACCTTATATATAGAGGAAGCGGACATGCGCAACACATTAAACTACAAGCACTTGTTGATGGACAGGTTGTGGGAAGAATGGCAGGAAGCTGGTTCTATGCCAGATCCCATTCACCCGTTCAATCACAAAAAGTAtaagaagaaagtcaaggAGTACAGAAGTGTGTGGTTATACGAAGATTGGATTGCTGAGATCATGTCCCGTTAA
- the HOG1_3 gene encoding MAPK protein hog1 (COG:K;~EggNog:ENOG410PF8J;~InterPro:IPR000719,IPR011009,IPR008271;~PFAM:PF00069;~go_function: GO:0004672 - protein kinase activity [Evidence IEA];~go_function: GO:0005524 - ATP binding [Evidence IEA];~go_process: GO:0006468 - protein phosphorylation [Evidence IEA]) has protein sequence MRSKPLEPQFVQYFTYQILRGLKYIHSAGVIHRDLKPSNILVNENCDLKICDFGLARVKEHQMTGYVSTRYYRAPEIMLTWQRYGVEVDLWSTGCILAEMLSGKPLFPGKDHINQFYLIIDLLGNPPDEVIDRICSKNTVQIVKSLGDRQPRCLRTMFSSVDEAAVDLLDKFLVFDPHARISASNALEHRYLQIYHDPTDEPSVERPFDWSFDGARLSKETLKLMIYAEVLDYHQSDELAHPVTLAEEPMSGADLLPNFSTFPVPGRETDTNPDSTFSLLEPWSTWDIGGLDLSLPESDYVDPAGPSLPTTIG, from the exons ATGAGATCTAAACCCCTGGAACCCCAGTTTGTCCAATACTTTACCTACCAGATCTTG CGTGGTCTGAAGTACATCCACTCCGCTGGCGTTATCCATCGAGACCTCAAGCCTAGCAATATTCTGGTGAACGAGAATTGCGACCTGAAAATATGCGATTTTGGGCTCGCACGAGTGAAGGAACATCAGATGACCGGCTATGTGTCTACACGCTATTATCGAGCACCGGAAATCATGCTGACATGGCAGAGATACGGCGTGGAGGTAGACCTCTGGAGTACTGGGTGCATTCTCGCCGAGATGCTCTCTGGAAAGCCCTTGTTTCCCGGGAAGGACCATATCAATCAATTCTACTTGATTATCGACCTCTTGGGCAACCCTCCTGATGAGGTCATCGATCGAATTTGCAGCAAGAAC ACGGTACAGATAGTCAAGTCACTTGGGGATAGACAGCCACGCTGTCTAAGGACAATGTTCTCGAGCGTCGATGAAGCTG CCGTGGACCTCCTCGACAAGTTCTTGGTCTTCGACCCACACGCCAGGATATCGGCCAGCAATGCTCTAGAGCACCGCTATTTGCAGATATATCATGATCCTACTGATGAGCCCAGCGTCGAAAGACCATTCGATTGGTCGTTCGACGGCGCTCGACTCTCCAAGGAGACCCTCAAGCTTATGAT ATATGCAGAAGTGCTGGATTATCACCAATCCGACGAATTAGCCCACCCAGTTACCCTTGCTGAAGAGCCGATGTCCGGAGCTGATCTACTCCCGAATTTCAGCACATTTCCCGTGCCAGGACGGGAGACTGATACAAACCCGGACTCCACGTTTAGCCTCTTGGAGCCTTGGTCCACGTGGGACATTGGAGGCCTTGACCTATCATTACCAGAATCAGATTACGTGGATCCAGCTGGTCCTAGTTTACCGACAACAATTGGGTGA